In one Lolium rigidum isolate FL_2022 chromosome 3, APGP_CSIRO_Lrig_0.1, whole genome shotgun sequence genomic region, the following are encoded:
- the LOC124697829 gene encoding BTB/POZ and MATH domain-containing protein 2-like, whose translation MSTASPSSPAGNIGGDDGSPLTTSAIVAQAVSGSHVVNIDGYSRTKGLGNGKSVDSEKFAAGGHSWCIEYYPDGYESDDDDWISIYLCCSDRTDANEVKAEFKISLLDQDRQPVPSYSRPSSQIHTFSSKDPSWGFAHFIKRTVLEESLYLRDDAFSIRCDLTVSKEIFTEQVPPSVVVPPSDMHRHLGNMLLDGDAADVTFNVGAETFAAHRCVLAARSSVFKVELLGAMKEKTATLVRIDDMEPMVFRALLHFIYTDSLPAADEGSGAAAMAQYLLVAADRYNLERLKLICEGKLCDHVCRGNVATTMALAEQHGCAALKKACFRFLTSPGNLKAVVASDGFEHLRSSCPSVLEELVAKLAP comes from the coding sequence ATGTCCACCGCTTCTCCCTCGTCTCCGGCGGGCAacatcggcggcgacgacgggtcGCCGCTGACGACGTCGGCCATCGTCGCGCAGGCCGTTTCAGGGTCGCATGTCGTCAATATAGATGGCTACTCCCGCACCAAGGGGCTTGGCAACGGCAAATCCGTCGACTCCGAAAAATTTGCTGCCGGAGGCCATAGCTGGTGTATCGAGTACTATCCAGACGGCTATGAATCGGACGACGACGATTGGATATCCATTTATCTGTGCTGCTCTGATCGAACTGATGCTAATGAAGTCAAAGCAGAATTCAAGATAAGTCTGCTTGACCAAGATAGGCAGCCAGTGCCATCGTACAGCAGACCCAGCAGCCAGATACACACCTTCTCCAGCAAAGATCCATCATGGGGCTTCGCTCACTTCATCAAAAGGACGGTCTTGGAAGAATCCCTCTACCTCAGGGACGACGCATTCAGCATCAGGTGCGACCTCACCGTGTCAAAGGAGATCTTCACCGAGCAGGTGCCGCCGTCTGTGGTGGTGCCACCGTCCGACATGCACCGACATCTTGGAAACATGCTCTTAGACGGCGACGCCGCCGACGTCACTTTCAATGTCGGCGCCGAGACATTCGCGGCACACAGGTGCGTGCTCGCAGCTCGGTCATCGGTCTTCAAGGTGGAGCTCCTCGGCGCCATGAAGGAGAAGACCGCGACTCTGGTGCGAATCGACGACATGGAACCCATGGTGTTCAGGGCATTGCTGCACTTCATCTACACCGACTCGCTGCCCGCGGCCGACGAGGGCagcggggcggcggccatggctcaGTACTTGCTTGTCGCGGCAGACAGGTATAACTTGGAGCGGCTGAAGCTGATCTGCGAGGGGAAGCTTTGCGACCACGTCTGCAGAGGCAACGTGGCGACGACAATGGCGCTGGCCGAGCAGCATGGCTGCGCTGCTCTGAAGAAGGCTTGCTTCAGGTTCCTGACGTCTCCGGGTAACCTAAAGGCGGTCGTGGCGTCTGATGGGTTTGAGCACCTAAGGAGCAGTTGCCCCTCTGTTCTGGAGGAGCTGGTCGCCAAGCTTGCTCCTTGA
- the LOC124697830 gene encoding BTB/POZ and MATH domain-containing protein 1-like has translation MSTSSPSSPAGNIGGEDGSPLTTSAIVAQAVSGSHVVNIDGYSRTKGLGNGKYIASETFAIGGHRWRMRYYPDGEGSADADWISIYLHCNDRTDANKVKAELKISLLDQDRQPVPSYSFPRSQIIRTFSSEEPTWGFDQFIKRKDLEESIYLRDDAFSIRCDVTVSKDIFTEQVPPSVVVPPSDMHQHLGNMLLDGDAADVTFNVGAETFAAHRCVLAARSSVFKVELLGAMKEKTATLVRIDDMEPMVFRALLHFIYTDSLPAADEGSGAAAMAQHLLVAADRYNLERLKLICEGRLCDHVCRGSVATTLALAEQHGCVALKKACFRFLTSPGNLKAVVASDGFEHLRSSCPSILEELVAKLAP, from the coding sequence ATGTCCACCTCTTctccgtcgtctccggcgggCAACATCGGCGGCGAAGACGGGTCGCCTCTGACGACGTCGGCCATCGTCGCACAGGCCGTTTCAGGGTCGCATGTCGTCAATATAGACGGCTACTCCCGCACCAAGGGGCTTGGCAACGGCAAGTACATCGCCTCCGAGACTTTCGCCATCGGAGGCCATCGTTGGCGTATGCGCTATTACCCAGATGGCGAGGGCTCTGCTGACGCTGATTGGATATCCATCTATCTTCACTGCAATGATCGAACTGATGCTAATAAAGTCAAAGCAGAGCTCAAGATAAGTCTGCTTGACCAAGATAGGCAACCAGTGCCATCGTACAGCTTTCCCAGAAGCCAGATTATACGCACCTTCTCCAGCGAAGAACCAACATGGGGCTTCGATCAATTCATCAAAAGGAAGGACTTGGAAGAATCCATCTACCTCAGGGACGACGCATTCAGCATCAGGTGCGACGTCACCGTGTCAAAGGACATCTTCACCGAGCAGGTGCCGCCGTCTGTGGTGGTGCCACCGTCCGACATGCACCAACATCTTGGAAACATGCTCTTAGACGGCGACGCCGCCGACGTCACTTTCAATGTCGGCGCCGAGACATTCGCGGCACACAGGTGCGTGCTCGCAGCTCGGTCATCGGTCTTCAAGGTGGAGCTCCTCGGCGCCATGAAGGAGAAGACCGCGACTCTGGTGCGAATCGACGACATGGAACCCATGGTGTTCAGGGCATTGCTGCACTTCATCTACACCGACTCGCTGCCCGCGGCCGACGAGGGCagcggggcggcggccatggctcaGCACTTGCTTGTCGCGGCGGACAGGTACAACTTGGAGCGGCTGAAGCTGATCTGCGAGGGGAGGCTGTGCGACCACGTCTGCAGAGGCAGCGTGGCGACGACATTGGCGCTGGCCGAGCAGCATGGCTGCGTTGCTCTGAAGAAGGCTTGCTTCAGGTTCCTGACGTCTCCCGGTAACCTAAAGGCGGTCGTGGCGTCTGATGGGTTTGAGCACCTAAGGAGCAGTTGCCCCTCTATTCTGGAGGAGCTGGTCGCCAAGCTTGCTCCTTGA